The following nucleotide sequence is from Bacteroidota bacterium.
TGGTAATAAACAGCTTTCTCTAGCGAGATTTCACCAATTTGTTTTTAGTACTGATCGCGGCAAAATTCATCGAAATAAGCTTTCGCTTCGTTATCTCCTAGCTGGCTGGCCTTTTGCAAATCCTGGCAACCTTCCTGGTAAAGATCGATGTAGAAATGGGACAAAGCCCTGTTGAAATAATAATTCGCATTGCTCTTTTCCTGTTCAATTGCAAGCGAAAAATACTTAATGGCCGAAACAAAATCGGTAAGCATGAAATAGGCATTGCCTAAATCATAAAGCAGCCCGGGATTGTTGTTATCAATTTTTAATGCCTCGTTGTAATCGTTGATGGCGCTCTCGTAATTGGCCAGATTAAAATAAGCACTTCCCCTAGCTTGGAAAGCTTCTGTAAAGCTACGATCAAGACTAATAACTTTGGTAAAATCGACTATAGCTTTTTCGTACTCGCCTGTTTCGTAATATGCATTTGCCCTATTAAACAAAGCATCGAAATGGTTCGATTTACTTTTAATTCTACTTTAACAGATTAAACAAAACCCTTGTAAACATTGATATTTCAAGGAAATTCAGTATCTTCAATGCACAGAAAAACAGGCTTATCGTTCCGAAAAATGTTTAATACAACGTAAAAATAATAATCGATATGGAAAAACACTGACCTCTGTAATAGAGCGAGTTAGTGTTCACCTTAATGATTATCAGCATGTATTTTGTAATTCAACAAAGAAGTTCTTTGACAAAGCACAGCAATATTCATTAGGAATAATACAAAGTCAGATGCGCAATATTGAAAGAATAAGCGAAGATTTGGGAGCTAACTACCATCAAATGCAGCACTTTATAACTGAGTCTAACTGGGATCATCGAGTTTTGATAAATCAAGTAGCCCAGGAAGTAAGCCAGGTTTTACCCAAAAGAAAACTTACAGGATTGATTATTGATGAAAGTGGTTGGGTAAAAAAAGGCGACCATAGCGTAGGCGTTGGACATCAATATTGTGGGAATGTAGGGAAACTATCAAATAGTCAGGTTGCGGTATTTGCTTGTTTAAGTAATGGGGATTTTGCATCAATGGTTGATGCCCGACTATACCTTCCCAAGGCTTGGTGTGACGACAAGACAAGATGCGAAAAAGCAGGCGTTCCTGTAAAGCACCGAACATTTAAAACTAAGCTCGAACTGGCATTAGAAATTATTCGCCAGCAAGTAACCAATGGCATCATCTTCGATTTTATTGGAGGCGATGGTTATTATGGTAACGATGTGGATTTTGCCAGCAGCATAGATTTGCTTGGTTATCTGTACATGCTGGATATCCATAAAGACCAAAAAATATATTTGGAACGTCCTGACTTGGCTATTCCCGAGCGAAAAAGCAATAAGGGTCGTGAACCCAAGAAATTAAAAGCAACTACAGACGAATTAAGTGTATCAAAATATTTACAGACTTTAAATGACGAAAATTGGCAGCGTATTAGTGTTCGTAATACAGCCAAAGGAGTTCTTGTAGCTGACTATCATTTTATAAAGCTTTGGATAATCAATAACAGTAAAATGCAAGTAGAGCAAAGGTTACTGGTTATCCGTAAAACGAAAACCAAAGAAGGCAAGGACGAAATAAAATATTCTTTTACCAATGCTAATCTTGAACAATACACTAAGAAAGCTATAGCCTATATGCAAGCACAACGGTACTTTGTAGAACATTGCATAAAAGAATCAAAACAGATACTCGGGCTAGACCAGTTTCAGACACGAAAATGGCTTGCATGGCAACACCAGGTTGCATTAAACTTTTTGGTCTCGTCATTTATTTTAAAAGAAAAATTGCATTGCTTTGATGATTTACCTTTACTATCGGCTCGTGATATTAAAGAATTTATCACTTTTAAACTTTATAAACAGATGACCGAAGAACAAATGATTGATAGAATTTATGACCGGCATTTAAAACGACAGCGTGATATAAATTACTCATATTCAAAATTGTAAATCTGTTAAAGTAGAATTAATAAGATTTTTTAATGCGCCAGGATCATCATGGGAATATAATTTCTCCTTTCCGTTTACACCAAATTGCAAGAGGCTATTTACTAACCTATCTTTTGTAAGGTGTTCCTCTGGATAATTTTTAAGGATTGCAAAAAGCCTTTCATCTGAGATACCATATTCCAGTTGAATATTTCGAATCTGATTGTAATCTATTTTTTCTTCCCTGCCGGCATTTAAAAACATGAACATATCGTGTAAGACCCTATCCTTATTTTCGCCATTAAGTATCTTAAAATCCTGGGTAGGTATATTTTTGATAAAGTCTTTGAGGGCACTCTCATCTGCATTAATACGGGCGTACTGCTTTATTGAATCATAATACTTTGAAAAATCTATATTATGGTACTCTTTTATGTTTTCAGCAATAAAACATACTCTTTCGTTTGCATCCTGGGTGGTATCAATAAACTCCAATGGATGGTTTTCCCCTACAACAAATTTTCCATCTTCATCCAGGCTGTTCTTATAACATATCAATGCATTGTAGATTTGATCACCAATAAGCTCGTTTCTATATAAACCTTCAACCGTATTATTCAATAAGCACTTTTCATAATTCAAGTTGATGTATTGGGTCAATTCCTTAAGCTTATCGGCTTTCTGCAATTCATCCAATTCTTTAAACTCTGAAAATCCATATTTTGAAAAACCTATTGTATAATCAATTAATCGTGTGGTGGAATCTTTAGGATTAAAACCACTGTAGATATCTGCCATCAAGAACCTTGTTGCTTTATGCAACCTCTGCTGAATTGTTTTGAAATATTCCTTTTCGTTGTCATTTAATAAAGCCAGCTTCTCTTTATCGTTTTCCTTGCTGTAGCTTACAAAGGCGGCAACCTTTTCTTCATCTATTTTATGGTCATAGAATTCATTGTATTTAGTTATAAAACCCCTGAATTGATCATAATAATCATCCGATTTCATATTGACAATCTCAGTGGGCGTATTTAAAAGAAATTGATCATTTAGGTATTTCTTAGATTCCTCAGTTAAAAACGAACCAACATTTTTAATTGTGTGCCCATCATCCAATTTTTTCTTTAAGTTTATCAACCCCTGGAAAGCATCGTACTTAGTGGAGTTCTTATATTCACATTTTACTTTCTCAGTAATATTGTACTTCTCTTGGATATATTCAAGGGCCCTATCAAACTCAGAACCACCTATAGAGTGCTTTATCTTTCCTCCAAAGTTTAACCCCAACAGATGATTTTCAAGGTAATTATTGAAGTTCTTTACGCTGAAATTGTTCCTTTGAAACTTACTTACAGTTTGCAGTCCGGTAAACAGTGTATTGATATTATCCTTTTCAAATCCCCCCAAACTCTCAACCATATTCATATCAATCCTTTGACTTGATTCAAAGCACTTATTGAGTACATCAAGATAATTATTTGTCATATCCAGTTTAAGCGCTTCGTCATATTTTGAAAACTGACTAAAATTTACCTTATCCAGGAACATTTTTAGACTTTGGGGTTGAACATACATCTGGGAAAAATCCTTAACCCCATTATAACAAAACTCGTTTCGATTAAAGGTGGTAATCTTACAACCAATTGGATTAAGGGTGTATTTCATTTCCCTATCCCGGTTACTGACAATAATATGCCAATGCATATTCTCACCTTTCTTTATATCCCCTTCCTTTACCCTACCTTCAATTACATCTTTATCATCGGATTTATACACCCTTTCATTGTGCCGTATTGCAAACCATACTAGGCTATCTTTAGTAAATTCAAGGGCTTCACCACTGCGCCTTTTCATGTTATAATTTTTAGCGTAATCATCCATCACCTGGCTTACATATTCCAGTTCCATTTCTGGATTATCTTTAAAAAGCTGTATTTCCTCTGCGCTGGGTGATATATTTAAAGAGGTAAACTTTTGATATTCTCTTAAAGAAGGGTTTTCCCCATTTTCTAATTTCTCAATATAATCCTCGAAGCTTCTAAGTCCTTTTACATTGTTGTCAATGGCCATTGTAACTTCTTCCCTTGTAAAGACTCCATCATCGTTGAAATAGTGGTAGTCTTTCTCCGGAAAGTGCTTTTCGCTGGTAAGGTAATTGGAGCATCGTGATACCGAACCTACATTTTGATAGTTGGTATTACTGTTTTTGGGGTTTATAATTTTTATATACATCCCTTCTTTATTTTTCTATTTCGCCTAATGTGTGGGTAAAATCCTCCATCACTTTGTCAAAAACATCCTCCTGTTCCTCCCCTAAAATAAACTGTATTGATTGCAAATCCAATTTAAATCCAAGCCTGATTAACCCATATAATTGCTTTAATACCTCTGAAATATTATTCAATTCGCGGTTAACATCTGCATTACCACCCCCCGAAAATGTCCTTTGACTGCCCAATGTGTTCATCGAGGAATCGATTTTTGAATAGATATTTTTCTCTGCATTGCGAAAAAATGCGATGTACCTACTGGTTTGTTTTTGCATTTGTTCACCAATTGGACCATATTCTGCGGGTAACATTTTGACTTTGGTGAAGAAATTTAGTGCCTCATCGTAGTTCTCCCGATAGGTAGTTTTTTGTCCTTGCGCCTTTTTAAAATCAACCAATTCATTGAATTGCTCCAGGGCTTCCTTGGAAACACGTATCTTTACAAATCCATCATTTGCCCCCATCTTTATACTATTTATTAATTTCATTTAAAGATAGTTAATTATTTTTAATTTGCAACTTTGCCCCCATTACAAACTTTGTTTGTAATTATTAAACATTATATATCAATACTAACGTATTGATATGTATGTTTATCCTCTTGCTAAATAAAACATTAAACCTTTTCTCTTAGTCAAACATCTCTCACGAGTAATCTTCATAATATTCAGTACACGCTTCGCGCAAAGGGACCAGAACCATAAATAAAAGTCAAAAAATTAAAGAATTAATAAATAGTGGTATTGTAGTATTAATAAATAGTGATGTTGTGTAGTTGTGATGTTGTATTATTGTTATGTTGTAATGTTGTTAAATTAATTTTACTACATCACAATTATTTGTTTTTACAATATATTACTTTATTACTTTCTTAATTAGTTAATAAATTGTTTATGTAATATTTTAATTTATTGTATTTTTGATAATGTAATAATTTAATAAAATAATGTTTTATATTATTAACGAATTAATTTATTAAAACATTAAAATGTTAACCTTAGACTAAGGGGTAAATATGTTGAGTTCTCCGATACTAATTTTCAAACTAATACTAATTCCAAAATGGCCGTAATTATTTCTTTCGCTAATCAAAAAGGTGGTGCTGGAAAAAGTTTTATGACTGAGCTTTTTGCCAAAGCACTAAACCACTCTTACAAAAAAAAGGTTCTTGTAATTGATTGCGACCCTCAATGGACAATTACTGAACTTCGTAAGGACCACGCCAGAAATTTTCCTGAACTACCCTTTCGCTATGACTGCAAAGCTGCAAGCTTAAAGCAGATTGAAAAAATCGCCAAGGAAAACAATGAAAAGTATAATTATATACTGGTGGATATTCCTGGCTTTATGCATACTCCCGATGGTGAGAAAAACTATCTTATTGACCTTTTAAGAATATGTGATGTCATATTTATGCCTTTAAAGGCCAGTGAAGCTGTTCTTAAAAGTAGTGCGGAGTTATACCATACAATTGATGAACTCATTGAGGATAAGAAAAAAATGGGCTTTGATATGGATGTGTGGGCCTATCTGAACCTTTATAAAAACAATTCAGAGAATATTGAGTGTTCCGCGGACGATTTTGCCTTACTTAAAAACAGGGGCTTTAAAAATATGCTTAAGACGCATCTTTCTGAAATTGCCGGATACCAAAGAACATTCGAACACACTCCGGAGTCTGTTATGGAATCACCCTTTGTCAATAAGGACCATAAAAAGCAATTTCAACAACTTGTAAAAGAAATGCATTCAATCACATCATCTTACGAATAACGCCATGGCAACAAATACCAATGTTCAGAAAAAGAAAAAGCGCAGCTTCATTTCTGGTTCCCCTGACCCTGCGGGAACTCCCCCTGACAAGGAACAATTTCTAAATGAAACTAATATCCTTGTCAAAAACCAGAAAAAAGAGGAAAGTAAAGTTGCTGACCAGGAAAAACAAATTCAGGCACTGCAGCAAGAACTTCAGCGCAAGGCGATAAGCGGCGAGCTTAAGGAAAAACGACAAAAGCGCTATCAAAGTCGCAAAACACTCACCACCATTGAGGAAACCCAGATACCCGAAAAGTATCTTGATGAAGGTGAGACCAGGGCTTCTATTCTACATGCTCTCAACGAGGAGTTTAATATTTATTGCCGTAAAAATAAGATTAGGGCTAATGCCCAACTCTCGCTTTTAGTTTACAATTTCCTAAAAGAAAAAGGACATTTAGACTAAGGGGAAAAAATATAAAAGAAATTAATTAGATACTTTTATTAGGATGCTTCCTGTATAACAGCTGAAGCACCAGGATAATTTCTTGAAAACATCTTTTGAGCTTCCCGAAGGTTTTCAGCAAAAAAATACTTTTTAGAATTGGTCCATAAAACCTCAAATTTTTTCACTTTAATAATTGGTTGTCTGTTTCTCAGCTCCTTGCTTGGAAAAGGGAAAGAAATACTCGGTTTCCCAGTAGTATTTAGTTTGCTTAACGGAAAAGCTAAACGAGCGATTACCAGATGACCGAAAAGGTTCTCTCCAGAAGCTCAAAAAACAATATAAAATTTAATCTTCCCAAATA
It contains:
- a CDS encoding tetratricopeptide repeat protein, whose product is MFNRANAYYETGEYEKAIVDFTKVISLDRSFTEAFQARGSAYFNLANYESAINDYNEALKIDNNNPGLLYDLGNAYFMLTDFVSAIKYFSLAIEQEKSNANYYFNRALSHFYIDLYQEGCQDLQKASQLGDNEAKAYFDEFCRDQY
- a CDS encoding IS701 family transposase; protein product: MRNIERISEDLGANYHQMQHFITESNWDHRVLINQVAQEVSQVLPKRKLTGLIIDESGWVKKGDHSVGVGHQYCGNVGKLSNSQVAVFACLSNGDFASMVDARLYLPKAWCDDKTRCEKAGVPVKHRTFKTKLELALEIIRQQVTNGIIFDFIGGDGYYGNDVDFASSIDLLGYLYMLDIHKDQKIYLERPDLAIPERKSNKGREPKKLKATTDELSVSKYLQTLNDENWQRISVRNTAKGVLVADYHFIKLWIINNSKMQVEQRLLVIRKTKTKEGKDEIKYSFTNANLEQYTKKAIAYMQAQRYFVEHCIKESKQILGLDQFQTRKWLAWQHQVALNFLVSSFILKEKLHCFDDLPLLSARDIKEFITFKLYKQMTEEQMIDRIYDRHLKRQRDINYSYSKL
- a CDS encoding ParA family protein codes for the protein MAVIISFANQKGGAGKSFMTELFAKALNHSYKKKVLVIDCDPQWTITELRKDHARNFPELPFRYDCKAASLKQIEKIAKENNEKYNYILVDIPGFMHTPDGEKNYLIDLLRICDVIFMPLKASEAVLKSSAELYHTIDELIEDKKKMGFDMDVWAYLNLYKNNSENIECSADDFALLKNRGFKNMLKTHLSEIAGYQRTFEHTPESVMESPFVNKDHKKQFQQLVKEMHSITSSYE